From Chryseotalea sp. WA131a:
GAATTGATCGTTTTGGTTTCGCTGCGCTTCTACAATTTCCCCAAGTTGGTTGAAACTTCCTCTACCGAAAACAGTTTTCTCTATCCCTTTAAAGTTTTTGTGCATTGTATTTGCTATTTCTCTTTTGAAAATTATAACTTAAACATTTCCACCATCGTATCTTTCACCTCGTCAATGTCTTCTTGTTTTAGTCGGCCCAAACTATTCTTAGACAACCTACTTTCATCAACCGCTCTAATTTGGTCAAGGCAAATTTCGCAAAATTTACTTTGAAATCGAATTTCCAGTCGGGAAGGATATCCTCTTAGCGTGGTAGTCATCGGAGCTATAATGACAGTGCCGAGTACTGAATTCATTTCAGCGGATGAAAGAACAACGCAGGGTCTTGTCTTTTTAATTTCCAGTCCAACGGTCGGATCTAGATTAACAAGATAGACTTCAAACTCTTTTACCATGTCCACTCTGTTTCATCAAAGCGGTTCACTACAAAATCAGACTTTACTTTTTTTGATTTTTTAAAATCTGACCATTTCTTCTTCACAGGCTCATCTGCAGATGAAATCATGATGACTTTATCTTTCACATAAATATTAACCGTGTCCTTTATTCCGCTTTCTTCAAGAATGGTTTTGGTAAATAAAATGCCTTTCGAGTTTCCTATTTTTCTAATTTTCGCAATAGCTGTTCTCATCAGATTTGAAGTTATAACACCAAGTTATAACTTTTTATTAAATCCTGCTAATTAACTTTAAACTTATTGTTAGGTCATCACAATTTGTGATAACATATCCTTGCGCCTTCATAAAAACTAACTAAGCGTGTACTTGAACCATCGCCTTTTCAATGCACCCCCCAATTTTCTTCGCCAATGCCTTTACTTCTTCTTCCTTCCAGCTGCAGCGAATGCCGAAGGAAATCAATCGGCCCACAGTCTCTTGCGATTTTGGTAAATGCAACTTGTTGTAATCTTGGGGTGCACCCAAAATATGAATGGGCAACCGAGCCGAAGATTTTAAATCACGCAAATGGTTCCACTGGTTGATGAAGTGGTACATGTTGGTGAACCAATAGTTGAAACCCGTTACGCCTGCTTTGTTGAATTCATCCACGGTGCGCTTCGCAGCTTCGGTATCGGGCAATAAAATATTCAAGAACGTAGCGGAATCTCCAGCCGGATCTACCAACACACTAAAATCAACACCTGGAATAGTGGAAAGTTCTTTTACCAACGAGGCTTTGTGCTCGCGGTTCTTCTCGCGAATGAAAGGTACTTTTCGCGTTTGCGCCAAGCCAATGGCCGCGTTGATTTCACCAATGCGATAATTGAAACCTAGCACCGGATGGTTTTCCATGCCACGGTTATTGCCCACGTGGTCATGACCGTGATCGGAGTAACTATCGGCAAAGTGATACGCTTGCTCATCATTCGTCACCATCACACCACCTTCGCCACACGTAGCGATTTTAAAAAAGTCGAAGGAATAGCAGCCCGTTTTTCCAAACAAGCCAACGGATGTGCCTTTGTACGAGGCACCAAACGCTTGGCCTGCATCTTCGATCAATGTCAGGTTATGTTCTTTGCAGATTTTTAAAATCTCGTCTACGCGCGCCATGCCCCCACACATATGCACGAGCATGATGGCTTTTGTCTTGGGCGTTATTGCTTTGCGAATTCCCTCAGGACTTAAACAAAGTGTCTCATCAATTTCGGCAAACACGGGCAGCGCACCAGCAAACAACACCGCCTCCACCGAAGCGATGTAGGTAAACGGAGGCACGATCACCTCATCACCTGCGCCAACACCCGCAGCCGCCATGGCGCACGCCACTGCCGTGGAGCCGCTGCTCACCGCATGTGCATACTTGGCACCTGTTATTTTTTTTACTTCTGCTTCAAACTCGCGCGCCTTCCAAATGTTGTTGCGCTGCGCATCATGATTGTAACGAAAGAGGATGCCCGTTTCCAGCACATCGTTTACCTCTTTGCGTTCCTCTATTCCAAACAGTTCGGTTCCTGGCATAGTTGATAAAGATTAAGCCGCAAAAATACGAATTTCTGTGTATGCAATTTGAGAAAATTAGCGGGGCTCAAGCTTCAGCGAAGGCAGGTAACCCAGCCCGATGTCTGCAACTGTGGTCAAGTTCTATAAGGGAGTTGTGTATAATGCCGCTCAAGAAAATTTCTGCGCTACGGGAAAAATGAGTAGATTTAGAAGTGAAAAAGCGGCAGGTAATACATTTAGGTTTTGAGATTGATAAGCTGACGAATTCAATCGTAAATACTTTCACAGGTGACAGTTTCGAGACCGAGATAACTAGACTGACAAAGGCAGATTTAAAGACGGTGACCAAGAAGATTGGATGGTCATTTAACTGGGCACAAGAGCTAAAACAAAGTGATAGGGACGTTTACAAACTGACTATTGTAAGTAATCCAACTGTTATTCAGGGACTTATCAGCTTTACCATTCGGGCAGACAATGTATTTATGCACTTAGTTGAAAGTGCGCCTTTCAATATTGGTCGAAATAAAATTTACGAAGGAGTTCCAGGTAATTTGGTCGCATTTGCATGCAAGACATCGTTCAACCATGGACTTCAAGGCTTTGTTTCGTTTGTTTCGAAGACAAAACTTATTGACCACTATATTAAATCACTAGGCGCATACCATTTTGGCGGACATTTGATGGTTATCACAACAGACCCTGCACAAATTTTAGTTGACAAATACTTTAAAGAATAAAATTATGGGACTAATAAGAGAACCAGAAGGAGTGGACTTTGTAATTAACAGTAGACCTTTGACAAAAAAGGAGCAAGAATTATTGAGTAAATTCATTAGTGAGGCTAAAGCAAAACGAACTAAAAAGGTTTCATCCAGAAAAGCAACGACCACGCGGACATCATCGACACGAAAAAATGTGAAAGTTAAAAAAGTGTGAGCTAACTCGGTACCTTGTTTCCGCAAACTTTTAATTATTTTTAGCGTCTAGCAATGGCTTGTACGCACCTCACATATTTTCAACCTCCTTCTCCTTCTTCTCAAAATAGCGAGAAGAGAAAGTTCAAGTTATTCACTCAACGCCCCCAAAACCTCACTCACAAATTTATTGGTGTCGAACTCTCTTTTTTGACTGAGGCCTAAGCGAACAATCACTACATTTTTGGAAGGCACCGTCACTACACATTGCCCTTCAAACCCATCCATCAAATACATGTCATTGGGCACATCCGCAAAGCGTTTGTTGTTGGAATTACTCTTGTTGCCTGCATTCAGCCAAATCTGTGCACCGTACTCGCCAACTGGCGCAGCAGGTGCAGGTGTGGTAGAATATTTTACCCACCCTTCGGGGAAAATTCGTTCGCCATTCCACAGGCCATCGTTCAAATACAATTGACCAAACCGCGCCCAATCGCGGGCGGTGGCATAGCTAAAAGATGATCCTACAAAGGTGCCAGACGCATCCGGCTCGATCACCATGCTTTGCACACCAATTTTTCCAAATATTTCGCGGTGTGGAAATGCGTAGTAATCATCATCACCAACGGCCTGCCGAACGATGCGCGAAATAATATTGGTGGTGCCGCTGCTGTAATACCATTTTGTATTTGGCTCGTGTTCTAATTTTGATTGAGCCGCAAACGCACCTGCATCTTTTTTTCGGAAGAGCATGTTGGTGGCGGTGCTGGGGCCAGCATAGACTTCTTCCCACGCCAAGCCACTACTGGCTTGCAGTAAATTATTCAGAGTGATTTTGCTTCGATCGTCTTGCTTCCATTCGGCCACGGGTGCAGTTTCATCTACTTTTAGTTTTCCTTGTTTCACGAGTACGCCTACCAATGCATTGGTGATGGTTTTGGTCATGCTCCAGCCGATCAGTTTGGTTTGTGCAGTAAAATCGTTCGCATATTTTTCCGCAATTAATTTACCATGGTGCAGGACAATCACCGCCCGCGTATTGACGGGGTTTGCTGGATCCGTTTCATTGAAGGCTTCGTTCACAACCGCATTCAGTTTAGCCGAACCGTTGAGCAGCGAGTCGGCTTTGTTGCCTTGCGGCCATTCGATTGTATCTTGATTTAGTTTCTGCTGGTCTGATATTTTTATTTTTTGGTTTCGCAATTCCTCTTCTCTGACTTCAGAAACCAGTGTGCATCCAAGTCCTTTTCGGTAAATGGCTTTACGCGTACTCATGCCAAATACTTTTCCAGTAGCAGATGAATCTTGAAAGTTGACGGAGTAGCTTCCCAAGTTTACCAACGAACCACCCAATTCTTGTTCGATTACTTGGTTGGCATCTCGCCCCGCCACAAATACGCACGAGCATAAATTTTTAGCACCGTATCCCGCAATGATAGGGAAGGCCTGGGATAAAAAATAGACGGCATACCCAACCCCAACTACCAGAATCAAGAGAAAAATTTGTTTGACGCGTTTCATGGTTTCTTTTTTTTTGAAACGATAAAGATAATAATATCAACACAACTGTTGAACAACGTCCTCGCACAAAACAAAATCCTCCCTATATTCGTGTAGGCTAAACTCCATAATTGTTCCATCCACAAAATCATCATACCCCATGCGCCATTCCATTTTCAAAACCGCCATACTCATTTGCTTGGCTCATATCAGTTGGGCACAAGTGCCTTCTTTTAATGTCGATTCGCTGAAGGCAAAAATCGACTCGATTGCAAAAAAGCACCGCATACCGGGTGCTCAAGTATTGGTCTTTACCAGCGATAGCATTTTATACAAACAAAACATTGGTTTTAAAAACCTGGCCACCAAAGACCCCGTCATAGACCAAACCATGTTCCGCTTGGGATCTATCACCAAAAGTTTTGTGGCCGTTACGGCACTGCAATTAATTGAAAAAGGCGAATTGCATTTAGACGACAAACTGAAAGACCTCGCACCTGAAATTTATTTTGAAAATCAGTGGGAGCAGACTCACCCCATACGGTTGGTAAATTTATTAGAGCATACCACCGGTTGGGACGATTGGGCATTAAAGGAATATGCCTTTAACAGTGACACGATTACGCTTCAACATGGCCTCAACCTCTACCCCGAAAGCAGAAAATCGCGCTGGCGTCCGGGTGCTTTCTTTGCGTATTGCAATTCAGGGCCGCCCGTGGTGGCGCGCATCATCGAGAAGAAGACCAATCAGGAATACGAAGCATTGGTAAAAAGTAAAATCTTTGAACCACTCGGTTTAACGTCTATCACGTTTCGAAAAGATGGCAGCGCCAATCAACATTTGGTCACTAATTATTCAGGAGAGGAAAATCCGAAGGAAGAACCATACTGGAATATTTTGCGCAGACCCGCAGGCAGTTTGAACGCCCCTGCCTTGGAGCTCATGCCTTTTGTGCAAATGTTGATGCACCGCGGCAGTTATCGCGGCACTAAACTATTAGATTCTGCCTCGGTAGACCGAATGGAAATTCCACTCTCAAATTTGGCAGCACAGGCGGGAAGCAACGAAGGTTACGGCCTTCACAACTACACCACTTCTTACAAAGGCCATCTTTTTCACGGCCACGATGGGGGAGTGAATGGTGGCCTCGCACATTATGTTTACAATTCAAAATTGAATATTGGTTACATCGTATTACTTAACGAACTATGGATTGGAAATCCATAGGTTTAAATGCATTGACTGAAAGTCATTTGAGCGTGCTGTGAACAGCATTGAAAACCTTAAACTTAAAGTTCATTCAAACTATTCAAGAATGAAATTCTGATCACTAAATCCCTGCACCGTAGCTGAACATCTCCTTTTAAAACCGAATAACGATACTTCGTGCTCCAAACCAAATGAACGTGCAACTGATGAACACTATGGCTGCCCTTTCTCAAATTATCCATCCTCAAATTTACTAGATTTGTAGAAGCTAAAGCCTTGCACTAAAGTGCATAGCTTGAGCTACCGTTTTGAGACCAGTCAATTACGATGGTGGTGGGTTTACGAAGCTTAATGATGCAGTCATGCAAGCCATCTTGAAAGATGTACCCAGCGCACTTCCGGCACCCCTCTCGCTATCAAAAGAAGAGATGGAGAAATTTAGTGGCTACTACCGATCCACTTACCCGCGCGCACAAATGACCTATTTTATCGAGTGGCCTTTGAGCGTGACGAACGTTTTTGAAAAAGAGGGAAAGCTGTATTCACAATCTCTTTTGGGTGGCGATGCAAGCGAGCTGCAATATGCTGGCAACGGACAGTTTTTCGAATTAAACAAAGAGGGCTACACTGCCAAACTTACTATTACCACCAATGATGAGAAAGAACAAGTATTGATTACTAGTTTTGGAAACACGCGCAAGACATCGGCACTCGGTGCTTGGTTGCCTATTGTTATTGGAGGGATCGCGTTGTTTTTTACGCTGTTAGGTTTGTTGGCAGGATTGATTTGGTTGATCCGCTATTTCTATCTCAAGCGGAAAAAAAGAATACTTTCAGCACTTAGCGCACGATTAAGTTTCTGGGGCTATTGCATCAGTTTCGTTAGCATGCTTGCGGTGGTTGTGGTTAACTCCCAAGGGTTTTCGCTGGGTAATCCAGGCTTGGGGTCTTATGCCGTGTATGTCACCTCGTGGTGGATTGCCATCTTTACCATTAGCGCTCTTTATTTTTTTGTGCGCGACCGCAAGCGGATACCATCCACACTGGATAAAATATTTTTATTTCTGTGCATGGCCTCGGCCTGTTGCCTGATGGCCTACTTGGCTACCTGGGGACTCATTGGGATCAGAACGTGGGGATAACTTTTAAGATTTTGACGGGCTTTTCGAATTGCAATTCCTTCGGATGGCTACAATTTTATTGGTCTCAGTCGTTAGTTAAAACTATGCACTTTTAGTGCAAGACTTTCAGTTTCTAAAAATATAGTTGTGAAGTTAGTGCTTTGTAGTTTTTTTGGCGAGTAATTTCTATCTCTTTGGGAGTAGGTATCGTTTGGTTAAGAATTTTATTCTTTTTACAACCTATCGACTTCCAGTCGATAGTGGTTTAGTTTTGAAATATGTCAATAAGCCTGAATCAAAACTTCGGCTGGAATATTTAGTATCTCATTAAGCTTGCGAATCATTGCCAAGCTTAGTTTTCTTTTGCCTGAAAGAATTTCAGATTTCCTCGAGCGATGCCCTAATATTTCGGACAACTCACTTTCTGTCATTCCTTTTTGCTCCAACCTGAATTTGATTGCCTCTAAGGGCTTTGGTTTAGGCATTGGAAAATGAACATTTTCGTATTCCTTTACTAGGATCGATAAAATTTCTAATTCGTCCGATTCGGGTGAATTCACTTTCAAGTCTTTTTGCATCAAAGTATAAATCCTGCTCAAAGAAAATTCATACTGAGCGTTATTTTTAATAGGCTTTATCATAGCTTTTTTTTCTTGCGTCAATTTTATCGTACTGCGTATGGGTACCAAACCATACTATGAAAACAATTTTTAATCGATATTCGATATCTACAATTAATCGAAAGGAATTTCCATGAATATTGAAAACAACTCTCTTCTCAGATAATATGGATGCATTGTGATATTGACTTTTAAGTTCGTTTGGACTATTCCAAACTGCTTTTTCTGCTTCTTCATACCAAGAGAGAACCGATTGCTTTGCTTGTGGGTATTCTTTGATATAATTCTTAAGCGTTTTTACAGCGATAACCCTCACGACTGCAAAGATAACGAAATGTTACCAAAACGGTTACAATTACAATTTCTTTTCTTCCACACCCTCCAAATAAAACCCTTGGTTCTCTCCGCTTGATTTTCTTACCTTTTCGATTCCTAAACAGATTTTGCTATGCGTCAACTTTGTTCTTTGCTTTTTTTATTACTGGCCGCTAATGCTTTCAGCCAGTCCTTTGACCCCAAAACTTTTTCAAATCTGAAGTTTCGCTTCATCGGCCCGGATGGCAACCGCATGATCGCGGCCGTGGGCGAGCCGGGCAATCCGATGGTGTCGTATGCGGGTGCAGCCAGCGGTGGCATTTGGAAAACCGAAGACATGGGCATCACCTGGAAATCTATTTTTGATGAGACGGAAGATTCGTCCGTTGGGGCATTGGCCATAGCGCCCTCCAATCACAAGCAAGTGTGGGCGGGCACAGGCGAAACTTTTTTGATTCGTCCCGCGCATGCCGTGGGTAATGGAGTTTATAAATCTTCGGATGCAGGAAAAAAGTGGAAACATCTGGGCCTCGAAAAAACCTTTCGCATCAGTCGTGTGATAGTGCACCCTACCGATACTAACACCGTGTATGTTGCTTCGCTTGGCCACACGCATGGCCCACAGCAGGAGCGGGGCGTTTACAAAACCACCGATGGTGGAAAAACGTGGGAGCGTGTATTTTTCGTCAACGAAAATACGGGCTGTGCTGATCTGGCCATCGACCCAAAAAATCCGGATGTGTTGTATGCCGCCATGTGGGAAGTGGAAATCAAAACATGGAAGTTAAACAGCGGAGGCGCAGGCAGTGGAATTTATCGGACCAAAGACGGAGGCAAAACGTGGGAGCCGTTGCGCAATGGAATTGAGAGTGGCCCCTCGCATCCCGTTGGCAAGACTTCAGTTGATGTAGCTTACAGCAATCCGAAGGTAGTCTATGCGTTGGTCGAAGACAAAGAGCCGCGGCTCTATCGCTCCGAAGATGGAGGCGACAGTTGGAAGTTGATGCACAAGCACCACGGCATGGGGCAGCGTGCTGGATATTATACACGGTTGCGTGTTTCCACGGCCGATGAAAATACGGTGTACACCATTTCGGTGGGCATTATGAAAACGACCGATGGTGGAAAAACATTCGATAAAAAATTCAATCAGTGGGCACCGGGTGGCGACAATCACGATATGTGGTTTGACCCCAAAGATGGCAAGCGCATTTTGTGTGCGCACGATGGCTGCCTTAACATGACGTTCAACGAAGGCAAAACGTGGAGCAATATCAATTTACCGATTGCGCAAATGTATCACGTGGCAGTGGATAATCAGGTTCCATACTATGTGTATTCCAATCGACAAGATGGATGGAGCTATCGTGGGCCGAGCCGCTACTTGGGAGGATGGAATATTCCGCTTGGTGCATGGCATGGCGTGGGCGGTTGCGAGAGTGGTTTTGCGCAGCCCGATCCGTTTGATAACTCGATGGTATGGAGTGGTTGCTACGATGGTGGTTTGGATGTGTTTGATTTGAAGACCATGCACCCGCGCGATGTGCGTGTGTGGCCGCAAACGCAAATCGGCTCGAAGCCGGCCGATGCCAAGTATCGATGGCATTGGAATTTCCCAATGGTGCTGAGCAAACATGTGAAAGGCCGCGTGTGGGTGGGCAGTCAGTTTGTGCATGAAACCAATAGCGTTGGACAAAATTGGCAAGTGATTAGTCCTGACTTAACCACCAACGATAAAACACATCAACAAAATTCGGGCGGAATTGCCAACGATAATTTGATGACGTGGGATGGTTGTACGTTGTACTCGATGGCCGAATCTCCGGTGAAGGAAGGTGTGCTGTGGACAGGTAGCAACGATGGTCAAGTGAACGTAACACAAGATGGCGGTAAAACATGGACGAATGTTTCAGCCAATATTCCGGGCTTGCCCAAGTGGGGCACCATCCGAAACATCGATGCCTCTAACTTTGCTTCCGGCACGTGTTACCTTTCGGTGGATGCGCACCACGTCAATGACTTTGGCTCGTATGTGTACAGGACTTCTGATTTTGGAAAATCGTGGACGCGATTGAAAATAGAGTTGCCTCCGTCCAACTCAAACTTTGTCAATCAAATCAAAGAAGATCCCGCCAAGGCTGGCTTGCTTTGGTTAGGCACCGATAAGTCGCTGTACTTTTCTCCCGATGATGGTCAGCATTGGATTCACTTGAAAAATAATTTGCCTCCTGTGCCGATTTATGGAATTGAAATACAAAAGAACTTTAGAGACTTGGTGGTTGGCACGTATGGCCGTGGCATTTATATTTTGGACGACATCACACCCATTCGCGAATTCAATGAGCAGATTCAACAAGGCAACGCTCATTTGTTTTCGCTGCGTGATACGTATCGCTTTCAAGATGTGAATGGCATTAAAACCGAAAACAGTTTTGTGAACGGACAAAATCCTCCTGATGGCGCAGCGATTTCGTATTACTTGAAAGAAAAATCGAAAGATAGCGTTGAGCTGCAGGTGTTGAATGCCAAAGGAGAACTGGTTCATAAATTACAAGCGAAAAATCAACCCGGCCTTCAACGCGTTTGGTGGAACATGCGCCTGCAAGAACACAACATGCCGAAGTTGCGCACCCGCCCGCGTGGAAAAGATTGGGTAGAATTAGACGAGAAAGGTGAGCGCAATTTGTTTATCCCCGATTTAGATATCGGTCCAGGACTCACTCCACCGATGGTGCCCGTGGGTAATTATACCATCGTACTAAAAGCGCATGGTCAAGAATTCAAACAAACGCTTTCGTTGTTGAAGGACCCCAACACAAAATCAACTTCCGATAACATGGTTAAGCAATATGCCTTGGGCGTAAAGTTGTACACGGCAACCAAAACAGCTTTGCAATTGATTGACGAGATGGAGAAGATGCGTGTTAAACTTTTAGAGAAGAAAGGAGACAGAAAATCCATTACGCTGGAAGAAAAAATCTATCAATTGGAAGCCGCGTTATTCGACATCAACCAAACCGGAGCGCGATGGGATATTTTTAGAAGTGGTGGTCAAGTGTTGGAGCGGTTGCTTGCGTTAGGGAAAGAAAGTCAAGTATTCAGTGCCGATGCACCGCCCACCGATCAACAAGGAGAAGTATACGAACTCACCTTAAAGCGATTGGAAGAGGTGCAAAGTCAATTTGAATTGATACGCAAAAGCCCCGAAATCAAGCAGATTGAAAAGAAAAAGTAGTCCAATGTTAAGTTTTCATAACTTTTTGGTAATAATTACATAACATGGTAATTTGCGCGTCAATCATTCAAACTAATTATGTCAAAACAAAAAGTAACGGATAAACAAAAGGTAAAAAGCTTATTGATTAGTTCTCTTCACCAAACAATTGAGAAGCTAGGTGTTGGTAAATCAGGGAAGAAAACAGAGAAATTGTTAAACAAAAGTGCTAAGAAAATCGCGGCCTCTGTAGCTAAGGAAATAAAGAAGGCCAAGAAAAAAACCAAAAAGAACTCAGCGAAATCGAATGGCAAAAAAGCCAAGCCTGTTAAAAGTACCGGA
This genomic window contains:
- a CDS encoding type II toxin-antitoxin system PemK/MazF family toxin, with the protein product MVKEFEVYLVNLDPTVGLEIKKTRPCVVLSSAEMNSVLGTVIIAPMTTTLRGYPSRLEIRFQSKFCEICLDQIRAVDESRLSKNSLGRLKQEDIDEVKDTMVEMFKL
- a CDS encoding AbrB/MazE/SpoVT family DNA-binding domain-containing protein, translating into MRTAIAKIRKIGNSKGILFTKTILEESGIKDTVNIYVKDKVIMISSADEPVKKKWSDFKKSKKVKSDFVVNRFDETEWTW
- a CDS encoding DegT/DnrJ/EryC1/StrS family aminotransferase, translated to MPGTELFGIEERKEVNDVLETGILFRYNHDAQRNNIWKAREFEAEVKKITGAKYAHAVSSGSTAVACAMAAAGVGAGDEVIVPPFTYIASVEAVLFAGALPVFAEIDETLCLSPEGIRKAITPKTKAIMLVHMCGGMARVDEILKICKEHNLTLIEDAGQAFGASYKGTSVGLFGKTGCYSFDFFKIATCGEGGVMVTNDEQAYHFADSYSDHGHDHVGNNRGMENHPVLGFNYRIGEINAAIGLAQTRKVPFIREKNREHKASLVKELSTIPGVDFSVLVDPAGDSATFLNILLPDTEAAKRTVDEFNKAGVTGFNYWFTNMYHFINQWNHLRDLKSSARLPIHILGAPQDYNKLHLPKSQETVGRLISFGIRCSWKEEEVKALAKKIGGCIEKAMVQVHA
- a CDS encoding serine hydrolase translates to MKRVKQIFLLILVVGVGYAVYFLSQAFPIIAGYGAKNLCSCVFVAGRDANQVIEQELGGSLVNLGSYSVNFQDSSATGKVFGMSTRKAIYRKGLGCTLVSEVREEELRNQKIKISDQQKLNQDTIEWPQGNKADSLLNGSAKLNAVVNEAFNETDPANPVNTRAVIVLHHGKLIAEKYANDFTAQTKLIGWSMTKTITNALVGVLVKQGKLKVDETAPVAEWKQDDRSKITLNNLLQASSGLAWEEVYAGPSTATNMLFRKKDAGAFAAQSKLEHEPNTKWYYSSGTTNIISRIVRQAVGDDDYYAFPHREIFGKIGVQSMVIEPDASGTFVGSSFSYATARDWARFGQLYLNDGLWNGERIFPEGWVKYSTTPAPAAPVGEYGAQIWLNAGNKSNSNNKRFADVPNDMYLMDGFEGQCVVTVPSKNVVIVRLGLSQKREFDTNKFVSEVLGALSE
- a CDS encoding serine hydrolase, with translation MRHSIFKTAILICLAHISWAQVPSFNVDSLKAKIDSIAKKHRIPGAQVLVFTSDSILYKQNIGFKNLATKDPVIDQTMFRLGSITKSFVAVTALQLIEKGELHLDDKLKDLAPEIYFENQWEQTHPIRLVNLLEHTTGWDDWALKEYAFNSDTITLQHGLNLYPESRKSRWRPGAFFAYCNSGPPVVARIIEKKTNQEYEALVKSKIFEPLGLTSITFRKDGSANQHLVTNYSGEENPKEEPYWNILRRPAGSLNAPALELMPFVQMLMHRGSYRGTKLLDSASVDRMEIPLSNLAAQAGSNEGYGLHNYTTSYKGHLFHGHDGGVNGGLAHYVYNSKLNIGYIVLLNELWIGNP
- a CDS encoding helix-turn-helix domain-containing protein, producing MIKPIKNNAQYEFSLSRIYTLMQKDLKVNSPESDELEILSILVKEYENVHFPMPKPKPLEAIKFRLEQKGMTESELSEILGHRSRKSEILSGKRKLSLAMIRKLNEILNIPAEVLIQAY
- a CDS encoding type II toxin-antitoxin system HigB family toxin, producing the protein MRVIAVKTLKNYIKEYPQAKQSVLSWYEEAEKAVWNSPNELKSQYHNASILSEKRVVFNIHGNSFRLIVDIEYRLKIVFIVWFGTHTQYDKIDARKKSYDKAY
- a CDS encoding glycosyl hydrolase; the protein is MRQLCSLLFLLLAANAFSQSFDPKTFSNLKFRFIGPDGNRMIAAVGEPGNPMVSYAGAASGGIWKTEDMGITWKSIFDETEDSSVGALAIAPSNHKQVWAGTGETFLIRPAHAVGNGVYKSSDAGKKWKHLGLEKTFRISRVIVHPTDTNTVYVASLGHTHGPQQERGVYKTTDGGKTWERVFFVNENTGCADLAIDPKNPDVLYAAMWEVEIKTWKLNSGGAGSGIYRTKDGGKTWEPLRNGIESGPSHPVGKTSVDVAYSNPKVVYALVEDKEPRLYRSEDGGDSWKLMHKHHGMGQRAGYYTRLRVSTADENTVYTISVGIMKTTDGGKTFDKKFNQWAPGGDNHDMWFDPKDGKRILCAHDGCLNMTFNEGKTWSNINLPIAQMYHVAVDNQVPYYVYSNRQDGWSYRGPSRYLGGWNIPLGAWHGVGGCESGFAQPDPFDNSMVWSGCYDGGLDVFDLKTMHPRDVRVWPQTQIGSKPADAKYRWHWNFPMVLSKHVKGRVWVGSQFVHETNSVGQNWQVISPDLTTNDKTHQQNSGGIANDNLMTWDGCTLYSMAESPVKEGVLWTGSNDGQVNVTQDGGKTWTNVSANIPGLPKWGTIRNIDASNFASGTCYLSVDAHHVNDFGSYVYRTSDFGKSWTRLKIELPPSNSNFVNQIKEDPAKAGLLWLGTDKSLYFSPDDGQHWIHLKNNLPPVPIYGIEIQKNFRDLVVGTYGRGIYILDDITPIREFNEQIQQGNAHLFSLRDTYRFQDVNGIKTENSFVNGQNPPDGAAISYYLKEKSKDSVELQVLNAKGELVHKLQAKNQPGLQRVWWNMRLQEHNMPKLRTRPRGKDWVELDEKGERNLFIPDLDIGPGLTPPMVPVGNYTIVLKAHGQEFKQTLSLLKDPNTKSTSDNMVKQYALGVKLYTATKTALQLIDEMEKMRVKLLEKKGDRKSITLEEKIYQLEAALFDINQTGARWDIFRSGGQVLERLLALGKESQVFSADAPPTDQQGEVYELTLKRLEEVQSQFELIRKSPEIKQIEKKK